In Cryptomeria japonica chromosome 10, Sugi_1.0, whole genome shotgun sequence, a genomic segment contains:
- the LOC131065176 gene encoding phosphate transporter PHO1 homolog 3, whose product MKFGKEFVAQMVPEWHEAYMDYNFLKTVLKDITRYKTRLKPSLKVSNPPLGEIRKAISFRAFSGLVRRGSSHIYSPNKEEEIILSKEQGAKDSYETTFLMAAEEGGEYDVVFFKRLDEELNKVNSFYRSRVEELVKEATELDKQMSSLLAFRAIVRNKPGQYFKTAEIEGKAPPALGKYSGPSHMEEINEVLVNAGGIVETESMHTGAEAKADNEIEMTGRGLEPPAPKAAPAESQIRHKLRSNNKPHPIEIMKNVKIRITPDTPRSTIRNILNNPENQTLSRRDLRRGNEMVRTACIEFYEKLTLVKSYSSLNLLAFSKIMKKYDKVSPHAYFVLCHIHEVMRFFL is encoded by the exons ATGAAATTTGGTAAGGAGTTTGTGGCACAAATGGTGCCCGAATGGCACGAGGCTTACATGGACTACAATTTCCTCAAAACTGTCTTAAAAGATATCACGCGCTACAAAACAAGGCTAAAACCTTCTCTCAAAGTCAGCAATCCTCCCCTGGGAGAGATCAGAAAGGCCATCTCTTTCAGAGCCTTCAGCGGTCTCGTGAGACGAGGTAGCAGCCATATTTATTCCCCTAACAAGGAAGAAGAAATCATACTG AGTAAGGAACAGGGCGCAAAGGATTCGTATGAAACCACGTTTTTAATGGCTGCGGAGGAAGGGGGTGAATATGATGTGGTTTTCTTTAAGAGATTAGACGAGGAGCTTAacaaagtgaattctttttatcgTAGCAGAGTTGAAGAGCTTGTCAAGGAAGCGACTGAGCTGGATAAACAAATGTCATCTCTGCTTGCATTCAGAGCCATTGTGCGCAATAAACCTGGTCAATATTTTAAGACCGCTGAAATTGAGGGAAAAGCACCTCCAGCCCTTGGAAAATATTCTG gcccctctcatatGGAAGAGATAAATGAAGTTCTGGTCAACGCCGGCGGCATAGTCGAGACTGAAAGCATGCACACCGGAGCAGAAGCAAAAGCAGATAACGAAATTGAAATGACCGGTCGCGGGCTCGAACCTCCCGCACCCAAAGCAGCTCCGGCTGAGAGCCAGATCCGACACAAGCTGAGAAGTAACAATAAACCACATCCCATTGagataatgaaaaatgtaaaaataaggATTACACCAGACACCCCGCGGTCTACCATACGAAACATCCTCAACAATCCGGAGAATCAGACACTGAGCAGAAGGGATCTCAGGAGAGGCAACGAAATGGTCCGCACCGCTTGCATTGAATTTTATGAGAAATTGACCCTCGTGAAAAGTTACAG TTCGCTCAACTTGTTGGCCTtctcaaaaataatgaaaaaatacgACAAGGTGAGTCCACATGCATACTTTGTCCTCTGTCACATTCATGAAGTTATGAGATTCTTTTTATAG